One genomic window of Pagrus major chromosome 22, Pma_NU_1.0 includes the following:
- the LOC141018392 gene encoding trace amine-associated receptor 1-like: MPPVRLDQEPGLPAQVWIFSLWMDKMNGETCTEIVYSVQARFLFYIFLGSLSVATICGNLLVIISIIYFKQLHIPTNYLILSLAVADLLVGVVVFPFSMAFTITLCLYHEDLSCKIRDSFDVSLCTSSILNLCCISIDRYYAVCQPLTYRTKINVHVTVIMILVSWSISVLIGTAIIFAGFSQGTCEEMCSVDVVLANTMGPVFSFYLPAIIMLCIYLKIFLVAQTQVNSIQNTTCQSTKSGAIVSKMERKATKTLAIVMGVFLLCMIPYFLCIVFQPLAYKAPPVPVIETLNWLTLSNSMLNPFIYAFFYRWFRSAFRMIISGKIFQGDFTHSSLF; the protein is encoded by the exons GTGAGACGTGCACAGAGATTGTCTACAGTGTGCAAGCTaggtttttattt TATATTTTCCTGGGCTCATTATCTGTTGCAACAATATGTGGAAACCTTCTTGTAATAATCTCCATTATTTACTTTAAACAGCTCCACATCCCTACTAACTACCTCATCCTGTCTCTGGCAGTGGCTGACCTGCTCGTTGGAGTTGTAGTTTTTCCTTTCAGCATGGCATTCACTATAACCCTGTGTCTGTATCATGAAGATTTATCATGTAAAATACGAGACAGCTTTGATGTATCACTGTGCACATCTTCTATTCTTAACTTATGTTGTATTTCCATAGACAGATATTATGCAGTGTGTCAGCCTCTGACATACAGAACTAAAATAAATGTCCATGTTACTGTGATCATGATCCTGGTGAGCTggagtatttctgttttaattggAACTGCAATTATATTTGCAGGATTCAGCCAAGGAACTTGTGAAGAAATGTGCTCAGTTGATGTTGTATTGGCAAACACTATGGGAcctgttttctcattttatctCCCAGCAATCATAATGCTCTGCATCTATCTGAAGATTTTCCTGGTTGCACAGACGCAGGTGAACAGCATCCAGAACACAACCTGTCAGAGCACAAAGTCTGGAGCTATTGTCAGTAAGATGGAAAGAAAAGCCACCAAAACTCTGGCTATAGTTATGGGAGTTTTTCTCTTATGTATGATTCCTTACtttctttgtattgtttttcagCCTTTAGCTTATAAAGCCCCACCCGTTCCTGTGATTGAAACACTTAACTGGCTTACATTGTCAAATTCAATGCTGAATCCATTCATATATGCTTTCTTTTACAGGTGGTTCCGATCAGCTTTTAGAATGATAATTTCTGGAAAAATATTCCAAGGTGATTTTACTCACTCaagtttgttttga